The following coding sequences lie in one Daphnia pulex isolate KAP4 chromosome 1, ASM2113471v1 genomic window:
- the LOC124193635 gene encoding RNA-binding protein 7-like, whose protein sequence is MDSDLCTIYCGSLSPKVTEEILHELFLQAGPLKCVKIPKTPQGESKLFGFVEYQHECSVDYAIQLFHHTTLFGQELQLKRRKPNNPERVPSLPFPGMHRTTSLPIMMNFPMQPHPLFFRPPFIAGIMNPPINMLNFGLGMSPAVPPMPTHIRFDVEGLPKTDSNLIPAIFHGQYKNSFVAPHHSTAHSKERHQDSSTSSNQDVNNKRRHGNHNNGNNSNHSFHPEEKKSKYSNSEKRESVQDEGQYRSSNFREGRRYQGGDHRSSKTDHLEVYQDGKRHRGDDHQRSRSHHDDGHQHSRSRRDRSYNQDRHHNNY, encoded by the exons ATGGATTCAGATTTGTGTACAATTTACTGTGGGAGTCTATCGCCTAAAGTTACAGAGGAAATACTTCATGAACTTTTCTTACAG GCGGGGCCCTTGAAATGCGTAAAAATACCCAAAACTCCTCAAGGTGAATCTAAATTGTTTGGATTCGTCGAATATCAACATGAATGTTCAGTGGACTATGCTATACAACTCTTTCACCATACTACCCTTTTTGGCCAGGAACTTCAACTCAAAAGGAGGAAACCAAATAATCCTGAGCGGGTTCCCAGTTTACCATTTCCTGGAATGCATCGTACAACCAGCCTTCCAATCATGATGAACTTCCCTATGCAGCCACATCCATTGTTTTTTAGACCACCATTTATAGCAGGTATCATGAATCCACCAATAAACATGCTCAACTTTGGACTTGGAATGTCACCAGCTGTCCCACCGATGCCTACCCATATCCGCTTTGATGTTGAAGGCTTACCAAAAACAGATTCCAACCTTATTCCAGCCATATTTCACGgacaatacaaaaattcatttgtggCACCACATCACAGCACAG CTCATTCAAAAGAGAGGCATCAAGATTCATCTACCTCATCAAATCAGGATGTCAACAATAAAAGAAGACATGGTAATCACAACAATGGTAACAACAGCAATCATTCGTTCCATCCagaggagaaaaaatcgaaatattcaaattcagaGAAGCGCGAAAGTGTCCAAGATGAAGGTCAATATCGATCAAGTAATTTTCGAGAAGGTAGGCGTTATCAAGGAGGTGACCACCGATCGAGTAAAACAGATCATTTGGAAGTTTATCAAGATGGTAAACGTCACCGCGGGGATGATCATCAGCGGAGCAGATCTCACCACGATGATGGGCATCAACATAGCAGATCTCGTCGCGATAGATCTTATAATCAAGATCGGCATCACAATAACTATTAA
- the LOC124193607 gene encoding vacuolar protein sorting-associated protein 54-like: MAVSKTNTDSISLLSSGSNSPTWRSCSYCLNKIFKTSAEFTRHLRDDHCSQEGGSFVCRYGYNGVCTSLPVEGVSDRDYEDHVMKHHAKTQDGKDAGILCGMTPSPLQGHLYRLSLLSDGPAWNVNAACQNMAAILNDPKKGKQKDFFTRTWGDGFVENTTIPESLLLPIVDEAYFTPYLKKISKRYKKSSKKSSVTLATEQITTRSTLKPIDGNEGDLSVIPQTFLQPTFNLSQPDTFHKVFPFIKESGLSHVLGTGKTLQEKLSYYLDLIEMQIAHQISHKSEDFFQAVASHDAVREELGKALTAVKALRLKVNHVDATHVQGSLKVLQRQVARQNYAIVYRKLKLMATVHQTQPTIQLLLSTSDFVGALDLIGTTQEVVQQELMSIHCFRYLSSQLKEMENLIENLLSNEFERLTTAELNRPLKEDVLVTEEDRLTAVLYGMLRQRRYNFIELFKDEGLTAMKALMKQTIVEALAANDTDVERGSMLYEQLKHLNFVSWTNLMQRCMTSLKALLNRIRAIHDIMALVLATETSRQEEVVVTEDDRQRLQQSLKEMIQSLCDSAHDQCGRLLSSRTKDGALLERVSSQEFVALAKLIETFVLDCHNISGHKSMGLRLAFQGQATRFVQKFHEERRSKLGAVLDSERWRQAEITPDIQANVDTFFRSPRPSDATAAPFKSHPVSETIIVRGESYVVVGAALFFLPQLLEYCNCVDNLPTAAPDLLTRLVELLKTFNSRTCQLVLGAGALPLVGLKTISSRNLALASRSLQLIALFIPLLKAHFEERLAPKQKTMIKHFDQALKDFTDHIAEIENKLLTLLSEMAESYLSSWEIKPPVPSVAFRAISKQMAKLHEAINPIWPSNDVQNFYSKFNASLKKSLQHHISKHGVQNNGGPQHGLVTSELIFYVSSLKSLNVLRDDETVEVFSKDLWNVPR; this comes from the exons ATGGCcgtttcaaaaacaaacaccGACTCTATAAGCTTATTATCGAGTGGGAGTAATTCACCAACATGGAGAAGTTGTAGTTATTGTCttaacaaaatattcaaaacatCAGCAGAATTTACAAG ACACTTGAGAGATGATCATTGTAGTCAGGAAGGTGGCTCATTTGTTTGTCGGTATGGCTATAATGGAGTATGTACATCATTACCAGTTGAAGGGGTGAGCGATAGAGACTACGAAGACCATGTAATGAAACACCATGCTAAAACACAGGATGGAAAAGATGCAG GCATTTTGTGTGGGATGACACCTTCTCCGCTTCAAGGGCATCTCTATAGATTAAGCTTGCTGTCAGATGGGCCAGCTTGGAATGTCAATGCAGCTTGCCAAAACATGGCAGCAATTTTAAATGAtccaaaaaaagggaaacagaagGATTTCTTTACTAGAACATGGGGGGATGGATTTGTAGAAAACACTACTATTCCTGAAAGTCTCCTACTACCCATTGTTGATGAAGCTTATTTCACACCATACCTTAAGAAAATTTCCAAAAGATACAAAAAGTCTTCGAAAAAGTCCAGTGTAACATTAGCAACTGAACAAATTACAACAAGATCAACACTGAAACCCATTG aTGGAAATGAGGGTGACTTGAGTGTTATTCCACAAACTTTCTTGCAGCCTACATTTAACCTAAGCCAACCAGATACCTTTCACAAAGTTTTCCCCTTCATCAAAGAGTCAGGATTATCGCACGTTTTGGGAACGGGGAAAACACTCCAAGAAAAACTGAGCTATTATTTGGACTTGATAGAGATGCAAATAGCTCATCAAATTTCCCATAAATCGGAAGACTTCTTCCAGGCTGTTGCTTCGCATGATGCCGTACGGGAGGAATTAGGCAAAGCGCTGACGGCGGTTAAAGCCTTAAGACTCAAAGTCAATCATGTTGATGCTACGCATGTTCAGGGGTCGTTGAAAG TATTACAACGGCAAGTTGCTCGACAGAATTATGCAATTGTTTATCGTAAACTAAAACTAATGGCGACTGTGCATCAAACCCAGCCGACTATACAGCTTCTCCTCTCTACTTCTGATTTCGTCGGCGCGTTGGATCTTATTGGGACCACACAAGAGGTCGTACAACAAGAACTGATGAGCATTCACTGTTTCCGTTATCTGAGCTCGCAGttgaaagaaatggagaatCTTATCGAAAATTTGCTTTCAAACGAGTTTGAACGCCTCACTACCGCCGAACTTAATCGACCCCTCAAAGAAGATGTATTAGTTACAGAAGAAGATAGATTGACTGCTGTTCTCTACGGCATGTTACGACAGAGGCGTTATAACttcattgaattatttaaag atGAAGGATTGACCGCCATGAAAGCCTTGATGAAACAAACTATTGTAGAAGCTCTTGCAGCCAACGACACCGACGTTGAAAGAGGTTCTATGCTCTACGAGCAGCTCAAGCATTTAAACTTTGTGTCATGGACCAATTTGATGCAGCGATGTATGACAAGTTTGAAAGCTCTGCTCAACCGCATTCGTGCCATTCATGACATCATGGCCCTTGTACTTGCCACGGAAACAAGCCGTCAAGAAgag GTTGTGGTAACTGAAGATGATAGACAGAGACTACAGCAgtcattaaaagaaatgatacAGTCACTTTGTGATTCTGCACATGATCAGTGCGGACGTCTTTTATCATCGCGTACCAAAGATGGTGCTTTATTAGAAAGGGTTTCTTCCCAGGAATTTGTGGCTCTGGCAAAACTTATAGAGACTTTCGTGTTGGATTGTCACAATATAAGTGGACACAAATCCATGGGTTTGAGATTAGCATttcag GGTCAAGCTACGCGTTTCGTTCAAAAATTCCACGAAGAACGTCGTTCTAAATTGGGTGCTGTCTTGGACAGTGAACGCTGGAGGCAGGCCGAAATAACACCGGATATCCAAGCAAATGTTGACACCTTTTTCCGTTCACCTAGACCTAGTGATGCTACTGCCGCCCCATTCAAAAGCCACCCTGTTTCAGAAACGATTATAGTAAGAGGCGAGTCGTACGTGGTGGTGGGTGCAGCCTTATTCTTTCTTCCTCAATTGTTGGAGTACTGCAATTGCGTGGACAATCTTCCGACAGCTGCGCCAGATTTGCTCACTCGTTTGGTGGAGTTATTAAAAACCTTTAATTCCCGCACTTGTCAATTAGTGCTAGGAGCTGGTGCTCTTCCTTTAGTTGGTCTAAAGACTATTTCAAGTCGTAATTTAGCACTTGCGTCACGCAGTCTGCAGCTGATTGCTTTATTCATTCCATTACTCAAGGCCCACTTTGAAGAGAGGCTTGCACCTAAGCAGAAGACAATGATCAAACATTTTGATCAAGCTCTTAAG GACTTCACCGATCACATAgcggaaattgaaaataaacttCTCACTCTCTTAAGTGAAATGGCTGAAAGTTACCTTTCTTCTTGGGAAATCAAGCCTCCTGTCCCTTCCGTTGCCTTTCGAGCGATTAGCAAACAAATGGCGAAACTTCACGAAGCTATCAATCCCATCTGGCCCAGCAACGATGTCCAAAATTTTTATAGTAAATTTAATGCCTCCCTAAAAAAATCATTGCAACATCATATCTCCAAGCATGGTGTTCAAAATAACGGAGGCCCACAGCATGG ATTGGTGACGTCTGAGCTGATATTTTACGTTTCGAGTCTCAAATCTCTGAATGTCTTACGCGATGATGAGACAGTGGAAGTATTTTCGAAAGATTTATGGAACGTTCCGCGATGA
- the LOC124193628 gene encoding protein bicaudal C-like yields MQKITSTPARFYPVKLSMEVSFTTHSHIIGRAGTNINTVMKETSTKIHFPDENRVAGEKKSNEVTISGELVNVETARRRIRFLIPIEYVVECRTEVLDSYGRPALVKDFAILYGVLLRLNEKTTGSYSHCSATIRGSQQEIGRLKEAVNHLMKLNQNLETLVSMKMEFSSDQLETLRANFNLLEAKYSTAFMTLKLTNLGEEHQVVWIRGSVDGVYQTKMALMEFLPMKLMFHVHAIHLTFGVNERKLAKRLDVAVKMEPSTKPSSFLLQIISYEKNAGNIYEFRRQILRLPNPNGLSPIGFPLSLPRVQEPERTFLPAVGSRTVIQQPRFRETTEEVYQSGGQRAHSKPLLPSNESVKMPACTLKFDKNSYRQLCQMLKESDLFEYCELFLANEVDLAMFTTLSDDDLKSIGVTAYRPRKLMLHAISELKNLPISCAVEENSQFCQL; encoded by the exons TAACTTCAACTCCGGCTCGG TTTTATCCAGTCAAACTGTCGATGGAAGTCAGTTTCACCACTCATTCGCACATCATCGGACGAGCTGGCACCAATATCAACACGGTCATGAAAGAAACGAGCaccaaaattcatttccctGACGAAAATCGCGTTGCTGGTGAGAAAAAGAGCAACGAGGTGACCATTTCAGGAGAGTTGGTCAATGTTGAAACGGCTCGTCGTCGTATTCGT TTTCTGATTCCGATCGAGTATGTTGTTGAATGTCGGACGGAAGTGCTGGATTCTTACGGTCGACCTGCCTTGGTGAAGGATTTCGCCATTCTGTATGGGGTCTTGCTCCGCTTGAACGAGAAAACCACGGGTTCCTACTCTCACTGTTCGGCCACCATCCGTGGAAGCCAACAAGAGATTGGCAGATTGAAAGAAGCCGTCAATCACCTGATGAAGTTGAATCAAAATCTA gAAACCCTCGTATCTATGAAAATGGAATTCTCGTCTGATCAGTTGGAAACGCTCAGGGCAAACTTCAATCTACTTGAAGCAAAATACTCGACAGCGTTCATGACGTTAAAACTAACCAATCTGGGGGAAGAGCATCAAGTTGTCTGGATAAGAG GCTCTGTGGATGGTGTCTATCAAACTAAAATGGCCCTGATG GAATTTCTTCCTATGAAGCTGATGTTTCATGTCCATGCTATTCATTTGACCTTTGGTGTCAACGAGCGAAAGTTGGCTAAACGTTTGGACGTGGCGGTCAAGATGGAACCGAGCACCAAACCGAGCAGCTTTCTGCTTCAGATCATCAGTTACGAAAAGAATGCAG GCAACATTTATGAATTCCGGAGACAAATCCTACGTCTTCCCAATCCCAACGGACTATCCCCCATCGGATTCCCGCTCAGCTTACCCAGAGTTCAAGAACCCGAACGTACTTTTC TTCCAGCAGTTGGGAGTCGAACTGTTATACAACAACCTCGCTTCCGTGAAACCACTGAAGAGGTTTACCAATCGGGCGGTCAAAGAGCACACTCAAAACCTTTGCTACCATCTA ACGAAAGTGTGAAGATGCCGGCCTGCACtttaaaatttgacaaaaactCATATCGCCAACTATGCCAGATGCTGAAAGAATCAGATCTATTCGAATATTGTG AACTATTTCTTGCAAATGAGGTGGATCTGGCCATGTTCACTACACTGTCTGATGATGATCTGAAAAGCATCGGAGTAACCGCATACCGCCCACGAAAATTGATGCTGCATGCAATATCAG aacTGAAGAACTTGCCAATTAGCTGTGCCGTTGAAGAAAACTCGCAATTTTGTCAGTTGTAA